The DNA segment ACACCCCCGTGGTCCGGTATCCGCCGAAAATAAGCGAGTACACCAGCCCGGTCACCATGATAAACACCATCAGGTAGTCCATCGCGGTCGTCTGAAACTCGACGCGTCGCCGGCCCGGATTGAAGCGCACGGCTACCGCCACGCTCAGGGCCATGAGAAAGAAGTAGACGGCCTTGAACTCCGGCAGCCATAAGGACACGAATCTCGGAAAGTCGAGCTGCAAAAATACCACCACCGACGCCAGCACGAAAATCAGGGAACGTAGCAATACCGATCGCGTCGTGCCGGCGAACAAGGGCTCAATCAGCAACAGGACGAAGACCAGCGCCGCACCCAGCGCAACGTCGACGGGAACCTCCTGCACCAGAAAGCTGCCGAAGATCAGGTACGCAGGGACGGCGAAATCCAGATAGCGCCGGGGCGCGACGACCAGCACCATGCGGCGCGCCCGCGCGAGCGTGTTGTGGACGTTTTCCGCGTCTTTGTCCGTGTCGGCGCGCCATCCGGACCGTTCAGCCAGGTTGAGGGGGATGAACAACGACGCCAGCACCGCCACGTAACAGGCGAGGATGAGCCATTCGTTCTGATGGCGCAGCAGCATTCCGCTCGCGACCAGCAGGGTCTGCACCGAGTAGATGATTACGACCGATTCCTGGTGCGCAAAGCCCAGGTCCAGCAACCGGTGGTGCACGTGATTGCGCGTGGCGAGGAACCAGCTCCCGCCACCCTGGATACGCTTCTTCAGCACCACCAGGATATCCACGACGGGCAGACCGATCAGCAGCAGCACCGCGGCGGAATTGATGGACGGATCCAGACGCTGGGTCAGCAGCACCGCCAGAAATCCCACCGTATAGCCGAGAAACTGACTGCCGCCATCCCCCATGAATACCGTTGCGGGATGGGTGTTGTAACGCAGGAATCCCAATATCCCGCCGATCGCCGCGAACGCGATGACCAGGGCCAGGTGTCCGCCCGCGATCCAGCACAGGAGCCCCATGGCACCGATACTGAGCAGCGACTCCCCGGCCGCCAGCCCGTCGAGCCCGTCGGAATGATTGAGGGCGTTGATCACACCAACCATGGCGATGACGGTGAAGGGAATTCCGATGGCTGGAGACAGGTCGTCCACGCCGATAAACGGCAATGAGGTTACATAGAGCCCACCGTAACCCACAAGGATCCCGACCGCGACGAACTGACCGATAAACTTGGCCCAGTGCCCCACCTCCCTGCGATCGTCCCAGGTTCCGAACACGAACAGGACGACAGCGCCGATGATATAGGCATGGACCAGCGAATTGTCACCCGCAACATAGAGGATCGGCAGGAACGCACCAAGGAAGATCCCCCATCCGCCAACCCGAGCGATTGGCGTCACGTGGACCTTTCTCGGGTCGGGTTTGTCGATCATCCCCAGTCTCGGGGCGAGACGCACCATCAGGGGGACGACCGCCAGGCTGATCGACATCGCCCCGAAAACGATGAGTACATAGCTCATAGAACGAGCAAGCCGCAGATCCGCAGCCGGGAAGCCGCCCTGACGGAGGCGGTCGAAACAATGCCGGTCCGGGGTTCTGTATGGGTCAAACGCCGTGTAAGGTGCATTCGTTCTTCTTCGGATTCATGCTTCTTCGGATTCATGGACCGGCAAGGTCCGGGCCCGTCGACGGCTTGCGGGTCCCTGCTCGCAAGAAGTCGCATCGACAATAAACCGAAGGGGTCAAAATATCAAAAAGAACCTCAGGACACCTCCACGATGTCTTGACGAATTCGCCCTTTGGGTCCTTAATAATATAAGTAAATTCTGATCGCTTTGGCCTCAAGCAACATCGCTGCCGGAATTCGCAACATCGATCGGGGTCCGCCCTTGCGGCGACCGCAGGGAAGTACAAATGTCCCAGCCAGCCGAAGCCGACAGCGCCAGCAGCTCGATTATCGCGCGTGTCTTCCGGCGTTCACTCCTGTCGATCCTGCTGCTGGCCGGCGGTACCATGCTTTGGGTCAACAGACCCGGCCGGAGACTCGAGGCCGGGATCGAGGCGAAACAGACTCAGCATATCACGCAGGAAACGGATCAGGGAGGCAGGACGAGTTGAAACACGGCAGGTTTCATTCGAGGGGGGCAATGGCGATCATCGCCATGCTACAACCGGCGATGGCCATCGCGGCCACACAGGCATTCGAGGACCTCGCGGCCGAAACGGGCCTCGAATTCGAGTACTTCAACGGGATGACAGGCGAGTTCTACTTCGTCGAAAACATCGGCGGCGGCGTGGCGCTGTTCGACTACGACAACGACGGTGACCTCGACGTCTACCTGACACAGGGAACGATGCTGGGCACGGCCAAGACCCATGCGGATGCCCTGTACCCGCCTCCCGAGGGCCTTGAGCTGAACGACCGGCTGTTTCGCAACGATCTCGTCGTGGACCAGGACGGGACGCGAAGGCTGCATTTCACCGACGTGACCCGTGAAGCGGGGCTGGACGTGCGGGACTATGGGATGGGTGTCGCGGCCGCGGACTACGACAACGACGGAAACACCGATCTGTTCGTCACCAACTACGGGCAGAACCGACTCCTGCGAAATCTCGGCGACGGCAAGTTCGCCGACGTCACGGCCTCGGCTGGGCTCGCGGGTGAGAGCTGGGGCGTGAGCGCCGCATTCCTGGACTACGACCGGGACGGCCATCTCGACCTCTATATCGGCAACTATGTGCAGTTCGCCCCCGAGAAGAACAAGGCGTGTTTCGCGCTGAATGGGGCGCGGGACTACTGCTCGCCGCAGTTCTACGAAGCGCTGGGCGACCGGCTCTACCGCAATCGGGGCGACGGCAGCTTCGAGGATGCTACCGTCAGCGCCGGCATCGACAAGGCGACTAGCCCTGGGCTGGGCGTCGTCGCTGTGGACTTCAACGGTGACGGCTGGACCGATATCTACGTCGCCAACGATGGCCGGCCGAACCTGCTGTGGGTCAACCAGAAGGACGGAACTTTCAAGGACGATGCCTTTCTGGCTGGTGTGGCGGTGAACATGGAGGGGGCCCCCGAAGCAAGCATGGGTGTCGACGCGGCGGACTTCGACGGGGACGGCGACGAGGACCTGTTCATGACTCACCTCCTCGGTGAAACCAACACGATCTACGTGAACGACGGCCAGGGCTGGTTTGAGGACCGTACCCCGGCGACCGGCCTCGGCGCCCCGAGCAAGGGATTTACCTCCTTCGGTACGATCTGGTTCGACTACGATAACGACGGCTGGCTGGACCTGTTTATCGCCAATGGCGAGGTGCGGGTGATGCCGATCCTCGCCCGGTCGGGGGACACGTACCCGTTGCACCAG comes from the Gammaproteobacteria bacterium genome and includes:
- a CDS encoding CRTAC1 family protein; protein product: MAIIAMLQPAMAIAATQAFEDLAAETGLEFEYFNGMTGEFYFVENIGGGVALFDYDNDGDLDVYLTQGTMLGTAKTHADALYPPPEGLELNDRLFRNDLVVDQDGTRRLHFTDVTREAGLDVRDYGMGVAAADYDNDGNTDLFVTNYGQNRLLRNLGDGKFADVTASAGLAGESWGVSAAFLDYDRDGHLDLYIGNYVQFAPEKNKACFALNGARDYCSPQFYEALGDRLYRNRGDGSFEDATVSAGIDKATSPGLGVVAVDFNGDGWTDIYVANDGRPNLLWVNQKDGTFKDDAFLAGVAVNMEGAPEASMGVDAADFDGDGDEDLFMTHLLGETNTIYVNDGQGWFEDRTPATGLGAPSKGFTSFGTIWFDYDNDGWLDLFIANGEVRVMPILARSGDTYPLHQPNQLFRSLGTGKFEEVTESAGEVFGLSEVSRGAAMGDIDNDGDLDVVVANSNGPVRLLINNVGNGNPWIGFRLLDSRGRDAIGASIEVTRKQSKPLRRRVRTDGSYASANSPRVLVGLGEDPVIERITVRWPSGRTETWRELDPGRFHTLTEGEGQTPEQEKAPKKPD
- a CDS encoding undecaprenyl/decaprenyl-phosphate alpha-N-acetylglucosaminyl 1-phosphate transferase, with the protein product MSYVLIVFGAMSISLAVVPLMVRLAPRLGMIDKPDPRKVHVTPIARVGGWGIFLGAFLPILYVAGDNSLVHAYIIGAVVLFVFGTWDDRREVGHWAKFIGQFVAVGILVGYGGLYVTSLPFIGVDDLSPAIGIPFTVIAMVGVINALNHSDGLDGLAAGESLLSIGAMGLLCWIAGGHLALVIAFAAIGGILGFLRYNTHPATVFMGDGGSQFLGYTVGFLAVLLTQRLDPSINSAAVLLLIGLPVVDILVVLKKRIQGGGSWFLATRNHVHHRLLDLGFAHQESVVIIYSVQTLLVASGMLLRHQNEWLILACYVAVLASLFIPLNLAERSGWRADTDKDAENVHNTLARARRMVLVVAPRRYLDFAVPAYLIFGSFLVQEVPVDVALGAALVFVLLLIEPLFAGTTRSVLLRSLIFVLASVVVFLQLDFPRFVSLWLPEFKAVYFFLMALSVAVAVRFNPGRRRVEFQTTAMDYLMVFIMVTGLVYSLIFGGYRTTGVLIVKLIVLWYACELLVIEKRERWNVLTVSALAAAGILSVKGLLPHL